One window of Microbacterium sp. Root61 genomic DNA carries:
- a CDS encoding TetR/AcrR family transcriptional regulator, translating into MSVTQPKVPTKRLSSDERREQIIEAAMAVFGARGYVGTTTDEVAKAAGVSQPYVVRLFGSKESLFLATLEDALERLVEAFRAALDSTLVVDGIELPPEKRIGKAYVDLLDVRGLHQSLAHAYLLGSHPTIGPAARAGFARIWHFFREEAGFSPDYAREFMAEGMLISTMIGLRLVDDYGKEPAITELFLACFPTEIASVLEIIPRGDEPW; encoded by the coding sequence GTGAGTGTGACGCAGCCGAAAGTGCCCACCAAACGTCTGAGTTCCGACGAGCGGCGCGAGCAGATCATCGAAGCAGCGATGGCCGTCTTCGGCGCGCGCGGCTACGTCGGAACCACCACGGATGAGGTCGCCAAGGCGGCGGGCGTGAGTCAGCCGTACGTGGTGCGCCTGTTCGGCTCGAAGGAGAGCCTGTTCCTCGCGACGCTCGAGGACGCGCTCGAGCGACTCGTCGAGGCATTCCGTGCCGCTCTCGACTCCACCCTCGTCGTCGACGGCATCGAGCTTCCACCCGAGAAGCGCATCGGGAAGGCGTACGTCGATCTGCTCGACGTCCGTGGGCTGCACCAGTCGCTCGCGCACGCGTACCTGCTCGGCAGCCACCCCACGATCGGTCCCGCCGCACGTGCCGGCTTCGCCCGCATCTGGCACTTCTTCCGCGAGGAGGCCGGCTTCTCGCCCGACTACGCGCGGGAGTTCATGGCCGAGGGCATGCTGATCAGCACCATGATCGGACTGCGCCTCGTGGACGACTACGGCAAGGAGCCCGCGATCACCGAACTGTTCCTCGCGTGCTTCCCGACCGAGATCGCGAGCGTGCTCGAGATCATCCCCCGCGGAGACGAGCCGTGGTAG
- a CDS encoding cytochrome c biogenesis CcdA family protein — translation MIDVGLAGALVGGILTLLSPCSVMLLPAFFAYAFTSPTRLLARTGIFYLGLITTLVPIGVLAGTVGAFVGAHRTLLVTVAAAVIIVLGAVQLLGIPMPALTRGASGEGTGVASVYVLGTVYGLAGVCAGPLLGSVLALAALGGNPLYGGIVLAVFALGMTVPLFVLAFLWSRSTRLRGILRPRTIRIGRWTNTWTQVVAGLLGMGIGVLLIVTEGTASLGGVLGASDQFALESWVLGRTAGVSDLAFALGAIVVLAAAWGVFRWRSAVRRKRATDASAAVVPQRGSDAA, via the coding sequence GTGATCGACGTCGGGCTCGCCGGCGCGCTGGTCGGCGGCATCCTGACCCTGCTCAGCCCGTGCTCGGTGATGCTGCTGCCGGCGTTCTTCGCCTACGCGTTCACCAGCCCGACGCGGCTGCTCGCGCGCACCGGGATCTTCTACCTCGGGCTCATCACGACCCTGGTGCCGATCGGTGTGCTGGCGGGGACCGTGGGAGCGTTCGTCGGCGCCCACCGGACTCTGCTGGTCACCGTCGCCGCTGCGGTCATCATCGTGCTCGGCGCGGTGCAGCTTCTCGGCATCCCGATGCCGGCGCTCACGCGCGGTGCGTCCGGTGAGGGCACCGGCGTGGCATCCGTCTACGTCCTCGGCACGGTCTACGGGCTCGCCGGGGTCTGCGCGGGTCCGCTGCTCGGCTCCGTGCTGGCGCTGGCCGCCCTCGGCGGCAACCCGCTCTACGGCGGCATCGTGCTCGCCGTCTTCGCGCTGGGCATGACCGTGCCACTGTTCGTGCTCGCGTTCCTGTGGTCGCGGTCGACGCGGCTGCGCGGCATCCTGCGCCCCCGTACGATCCGGATCGGACGCTGGACCAACACGTGGACGCAGGTCGTCGCCGGCCTGCTCGGGATGGGCATCGGAGTGCTGCTGATCGTCACCGAAGGGACCGCGTCGCTGGGCGGCGTGCTCGGTGCGTCGGACCAGTTCGCCCTCGAGAGCTGGGTGCTCGGCCGCACGGCCGGGGTTTCCGACCTCGCCTTCGCCCTCGGCGCCATCGTGGTGCTCGCAGCGGCGTGGGGGGTCTTCCGCTGGCGGTCGGCCGTGCGCCGGAAGAGGGCGACGGATGCCTCGGCCGCGGTAGTGCCGCAGCGCGGGAGTGACGCCGCATGA
- a CDS encoding GntR family transcriptional regulator: MTFLPVVEREVRAPMPGQRDDGRMPTTDSAAERAYAAIRGGILDGTHRPGSMLSENELATQLGMSRTPVRAGLSRLQDEEWITIYPKRGALVRALNDREIADLADARLILEAMGVQRASSDGRRALAERLEPGLVDQREALTARDLDRFVTLTIAFHRSFVEAGGNLTLLDVSDRLADRQRLLLSAHRDTLFDRVDDVIDEHRALIERLRADDPAGFAEALRTHLMDTHGPELGPI; encoded by the coding sequence ATGACATTCCTGCCCGTCGTCGAGCGAGAGGTGCGCGCGCCGATGCCCGGACAGCGCGATGATGGTCGTATGCCGACCACGGACAGCGCCGCTGAACGCGCCTACGCCGCGATCCGCGGCGGGATCCTCGACGGCACCCATCGTCCGGGATCGATGCTCAGCGAGAACGAGCTCGCCACCCAGCTCGGGATGAGCCGCACGCCTGTGCGCGCCGGGCTCTCGCGCCTGCAGGACGAGGAATGGATCACGATCTACCCCAAGCGCGGGGCGCTGGTGCGTGCGCTGAACGACCGCGAGATCGCGGACCTGGCCGACGCGCGGCTCATCCTCGAGGCGATGGGGGTGCAGCGCGCGAGCTCTGACGGGCGACGGGCGCTCGCCGAACGGCTCGAGCCCGGCCTGGTCGACCAGCGCGAGGCGTTGACGGCTCGCGACCTCGACCGATTCGTGACGCTGACGATCGCCTTCCACCGCTCGTTCGTCGAGGCGGGCGGCAACCTCACCCTGCTCGATGTCAGCGACCGCCTTGCCGACCGGCAGCGGCTGCTGCTCAGCGCGCACCGCGACACCCTGTTCGACCGGGTCGACGACGTCATCGACGAGCACCGGGCACTGATCGAGCGGCTGCGCGCCGATGATCCCGCCGGGTTCGCCGAGGCGCTGCGCACGCACCTGATGGACACGCACGGCCCGGAGCTCGGTCCGATCTGA
- a CDS encoding DsbA family protein, whose protein sequence is MTAFDPAPTPAQTLTAKLRRARILNIVLGAIAVFLLVVVIAQSLPSAAPAAEAPTQGAVPTPTAEAPEIAKRDPADPFAIGDVDAPVVLVEWADFRCPFCAVVTNQTLPAVFQEYVDKGLVRYEFRDVAFFGDESIDAAVAARAAGEQGKFPEYMQVLFAAAPEKGHPDMPREKLIGFAQEAGVPDLAKFEADLDRTDLRDAVLASTAEAQRLGVTSVPFFVAGDKAIAGAQPLDTFRQLLDEQLAAAGE, encoded by the coding sequence ATGACTGCCTTCGACCCCGCCCCGACGCCTGCACAGACACTCACCGCCAAGCTCCGCCGCGCGCGGATCCTGAACATCGTGCTCGGCGCGATCGCGGTGTTCCTGCTCGTGGTGGTGATCGCGCAGTCGCTGCCGAGCGCGGCTCCGGCCGCGGAGGCGCCGACGCAGGGCGCGGTTCCGACGCCCACCGCCGAGGCGCCGGAGATCGCGAAGCGCGACCCCGCCGACCCGTTCGCGATCGGCGACGTCGACGCACCGGTCGTGCTGGTGGAATGGGCCGACTTCCGCTGCCCGTTCTGCGCGGTCGTCACGAACCAGACGCTGCCCGCGGTTTTCCAGGAGTACGTCGACAAGGGCCTGGTGCGCTACGAGTTCCGCGATGTCGCGTTCTTCGGCGATGAGTCCATCGACGCCGCAGTGGCCGCACGCGCGGCGGGGGAGCAGGGCAAGTTCCCCGAGTACATGCAGGTGCTCTTCGCGGCGGCCCCGGAGAAGGGGCACCCCGACATGCCGCGCGAGAAACTGATCGGCTTCGCCCAGGAGGCCGGCGTGCCCGACCTGGCGAAGTTCGAGGCGGACCTGGACCGCACCGACCTGCGTGACGCTGTGCTCGCGAGCACCGCGGAGGCGCAGCGGCTCGGCGTCACGAGCGTGCCCTTCTTCGTTGCGGGCGACAAGGCGATCGCGGGCGCGCAGCCCCTCGACACGTTCCGCCAGCTCCTGGACGAACAGCTGGCGGCGGCGGGCGAGTGA
- a CDS encoding ABC transporter permease, which translates to MDILLAGIVSGSTYALLAVGVSLIFGVSNIVNFAHGAVFAAGGMAGWFLAAVLGWPLWAVLAGVIVFTSVLGWVIFLVAVRPLRSAPGIAVLLATFAIGIILDNTSQRVFGAETRRFPSLLERSNFELFGFRFGTIALVIIGVSVVCVVVLAVMLARTRLGRAIRATSQDRDAAAQMGIPVDRVQAVSFIIASALGGIAGVLVGMYFSNVSPTMGFTAGIQAFAAATIGGLGSLPGAIVGGLILGIAEAFGVSLWGDSVRQLITFGSLILVLWIRPGGILGRVPVLSAEPMTGTFFGAGKPLKLNRWVAVGLIGIGALLPLVSADYLLRTGALVWIYALFALSVTIAGGFAGQIVLGQAGALAIGAYTSALLVTQAGWDFWASFIAAGLVAALISVILTAPTWRLRGHYVSMATLATGAFIAALALNMQWLTNGARGIYGIPRPTLFGVSVSSATGMYLLTFAILVVAIIIVARLGSSHLGRTWAAVREDEVAAASSGIHPAAYKSLAFGLGSVLAGFAGALYSAQVTFLEPSQFGISLSVLAVTIAILGGLRAPMGVVIGAIILVGIPEFFRAFSDWRLLFYGVLLLVLILWRPQGLWSSSDWISRTWRRMTGRASTEDARAEEVVR; encoded by the coding sequence GTGGACATCCTTCTCGCTGGAATCGTCAGCGGCAGCACCTATGCGCTGCTCGCCGTCGGCGTTTCGCTGATCTTCGGTGTCTCGAACATCGTCAACTTCGCGCACGGGGCGGTCTTCGCCGCGGGCGGGATGGCCGGCTGGTTCCTCGCCGCGGTCCTCGGGTGGCCGCTGTGGGCGGTGCTCGCCGGCGTCATCGTCTTCACCAGCGTCCTCGGCTGGGTGATCTTCCTCGTGGCCGTCCGTCCGTTGCGCTCGGCTCCCGGAATCGCGGTGCTGCTGGCGACCTTCGCGATCGGGATCATCCTCGACAACACGTCTCAGCGCGTCTTCGGGGCCGAGACGCGACGCTTCCCCTCGCTCCTGGAACGCAGCAACTTCGAGCTCTTCGGATTCCGGTTCGGCACGATCGCCCTGGTCATCATCGGCGTCAGCGTGGTCTGCGTCGTCGTGCTCGCCGTCATGCTTGCCCGTACGCGCCTGGGCCGCGCCATCCGTGCGACCTCTCAGGATCGCGATGCCGCCGCCCAGATGGGGATCCCCGTCGACCGGGTGCAGGCGGTGTCGTTCATCATCGCCTCCGCGCTCGGCGGCATCGCCGGCGTGCTGGTGGGCATGTACTTCTCGAACGTGTCGCCGACCATGGGCTTCACCGCCGGCATCCAGGCCTTCGCCGCCGCGACCATCGGCGGGCTCGGATCCCTGCCGGGCGCGATCGTCGGCGGGCTCATCCTCGGGATCGCCGAGGCGTTCGGGGTCTCCCTGTGGGGCGACTCCGTGCGTCAGCTGATCACGTTCGGCTCGCTCATCCTCGTGCTGTGGATCCGCCCGGGCGGCATCCTCGGACGCGTGCCGGTGCTGTCGGCCGAGCCGATGACGGGCACGTTCTTCGGAGCGGGCAAGCCCCTCAAGCTCAACCGGTGGGTCGCCGTCGGGCTCATCGGCATCGGAGCGCTGCTGCCCCTGGTCTCCGCCGACTATCTGCTGCGCACCGGGGCGCTGGTGTGGATCTACGCCCTGTTCGCCCTGTCGGTGACGATCGCCGGTGGTTTCGCCGGCCAGATCGTCCTCGGTCAGGCCGGGGCGCTCGCGATCGGCGCGTACACCTCCGCACTGCTGGTCACTCAGGCCGGGTGGGACTTCTGGGCGAGCTTCATCGCCGCCGGTCTCGTGGCGGCGCTGATCAGCGTGATCCTGACCGCCCCGACATGGCGATTGCGCGGGCACTACGTGTCGATGGCGACGCTGGCCACGGGAGCGTTCATCGCCGCCCTCGCGCTCAACATGCAGTGGCTGACCAACGGCGCGCGCGGCATCTACGGCATCCCGCGTCCGACCCTGTTCGGCGTCTCGGTGTCCTCGGCCACCGGCATGTACCTGCTGACCTTCGCGATCCTCGTGGTCGCCATCATCATCGTCGCCCGCCTCGGCAGCTCCCACCTCGGACGCACGTGGGCCGCCGTCCGCGAGGACGAGGTGGCCGCGGCATCCTCCGGCATCCATCCCGCCGCGTACAAGTCGCTGGCCTTCGGTCTCGGCTCGGTGCTCGCCGGGTTCGCGGGCGCCCTCTACTCGGCGCAGGTGACGTTCCTGGAGCCCAGTCAGTTCGGCATCTCGCTCTCGGTCCTCGCCGTCACGATCGCGATCCTCGGCGGCCTGCGCGCCCCGATGGGCGTGGTGATCGGCGCGATCATCCTGGTGGGCATCCCGGAGTTCTTCCGGGCGTTCTCCGACTGGCGCCTCCTGTTCTACGGCGTTCTGCTGCTCGTGCTGATCCTGTGGAGGCCGCAGGGCCTGTGGTCGTCCTCCGACTGGATATCGCGTACCTGGCGGCGCATGACGGGCCGCGCCTCGACCGAGGACGCCCGTGCTGAGGAGGTCGTGCGATGA
- a CDS encoding ABC transporter ATP-binding protein, translated as MSALLEFDDVSVSYGPSPALVDVTLSLEEGHIVSLLGGNASGKSTTMKTILGLVRPIKGRILYDGVDITQWSTPRRVAAGIASVPEARRVFGDMTVEDNLLTGAYTRRDRAVRRTLAEIYDFFPRLAERKRQRAGTMSGGEQQMLAFGRALMSRPRLICMDEPTMGLAPVIVEKVLEHISTINTDLGVSVFMVEQNAELALSVADRGYVLRTGHIAVEGTGPELLANPSVREAYLGRIVETDELIDPLTLAERLEKGTP; from the coding sequence ATGAGCGCGCTGTTGGAGTTTGACGACGTGAGCGTGAGCTACGGGCCGAGTCCCGCGCTGGTGGATGTGACGCTGAGTCTGGAGGAGGGCCACATCGTCTCACTGCTCGGCGGAAACGCGTCGGGCAAATCGACGACGATGAAGACGATCCTCGGACTCGTTCGGCCGATCAAGGGGCGCATCCTCTACGACGGCGTCGACATCACGCAGTGGAGCACCCCGCGACGGGTCGCGGCCGGCATCGCGTCGGTGCCGGAGGCCCGCCGCGTCTTCGGCGACATGACCGTCGAGGACAACCTCCTCACCGGCGCGTACACGCGTCGTGACCGCGCCGTGCGGCGCACCCTCGCCGAGATCTACGACTTCTTCCCGCGGCTCGCGGAGCGCAAGCGCCAGCGCGCCGGAACGATGTCGGGCGGCGAGCAGCAGATGCTCGCATTCGGGCGCGCGCTGATGAGCCGCCCGCGCCTGATCTGCATGGACGAGCCGACGATGGGGCTCGCCCCGGTCATCGTGGAGAAGGTGCTCGAACACATCTCGACCATCAACACCGACCTGGGCGTCAGCGTGTTCATGGTGGAGCAGAATGCAGAACTCGCACTGAGCGTCGCCGACCGCGGGTACGTCTTGCGCACCGGGCACATCGCCGTCGAGGGAACCGGGCCGGAGCTGCTGGCCAACCCGAGCGTGCGCGAGGCGTACCTCGGTCGCATCGTCGAGACCGACGAACTCATCGATCCTCTGACGCTCGCCGAGCGCCTCGAGAAGGGCACACCTTGA
- a CDS encoding ABC transporter ATP-binding protein — protein MTTSEPLLRVAGLRKRFGGLTVVDDVSLDIARGETVSIIGPNGSGKTTTLNIISGVLRANAGTVDLDGRRISGRKPHDIARWGLTRTFQNGRVIGNLTVAENVLVGLESVQTVGRPLAGLRRLPGLRWLPLLAETGSALVPSRARRRQDAADAAHVTAELERFGTRLAPRRDQYAYSLSYANRRRTEIARALVAQPQVLVLDEPTAGMNQTETTEVLQQLLALKAAGQTMLLVEHKLDLVMTLSDRVLVLDGGKLIAQGTPEEVRRDPRVIEAYLGKAFAEGADA, from the coding sequence ATGACGACGAGCGAACCCCTGCTGCGCGTCGCGGGGCTGCGCAAGCGGTTCGGCGGCCTCACCGTGGTGGATGACGTCTCCCTGGACATCGCGCGCGGCGAGACCGTGTCGATCATCGGTCCGAACGGCAGCGGCAAAACCACCACGTTGAACATCATCAGCGGGGTGCTGCGTGCGAACGCCGGAACCGTCGATCTCGACGGGCGTCGCATCTCCGGGCGCAAGCCGCACGACATCGCCCGCTGGGGACTCACCCGCACCTTCCAGAACGGTCGCGTGATCGGCAACCTCACGGTCGCCGAGAACGTGCTCGTGGGCCTCGAATCCGTGCAGACCGTGGGCCGACCGCTCGCCGGCCTGCGTCGTCTGCCCGGTCTGCGATGGCTGCCGCTGCTCGCCGAAACAGGTTCGGCGCTCGTGCCGAGTCGCGCGCGCCGACGGCAGGACGCTGCGGATGCCGCGCACGTGACGGCCGAGCTCGAGCGCTTCGGCACCCGGCTCGCGCCCCGGCGCGATCAGTACGCCTACTCGCTGTCGTACGCGAACCGCCGTCGCACGGAGATCGCCCGGGCACTGGTGGCGCAGCCGCAGGTGCTCGTGCTCGACGAGCCGACCGCCGGCATGAACCAGACCGAGACCACCGAGGTGCTGCAGCAGCTGCTCGCGCTGAAGGCGGCGGGTCAGACCATGTTGCTGGTGGAGCACAAGCTCGACCTCGTCATGACGCTGTCGGACCGTGTGCTGGTGCTGGACGGCGGGAAGCTCATCGCGCAGGGCACACCGGAAGAGGTGCGGCGCGATCCGCGTGTCATCGAGGCCTATCTCGGCAAGGCCTTCGCGGAAGGAGCGGACGCATGA
- a CDS encoding ABC-F family ATP-binding cassette domain-containing protein — protein MGYIDINAISFVLPDGRPLLDEVTFRVGEGSTTALIGPNGAGKSTLLRIVRGDERAHGGAVSIGGGLGVMDQFVGHGRDGATVHDLLIEVAPRRIRDAALELEASEAAIIERDDTDTQLRYAAALSDYADAGGYEHETVWDRCTVAALGLPFERARFRDLATLSGGEQKRLVLEALLRGPDEVLLLDEPDNYLDVPGKRWLEKQLRTTQKTVLLVSHDRELLARGADRIVTLETGGAGSTAWVHGGGFTTYHAAREDRMNRLDELRRRWDEEHAKIKALVAAMKVKATASDEFASRYRAAQTRLARFEEAGPPEERPPEQDLQLRLRGARTGKRAVIAEHLELSGLMKPFDSEIWFGDRVAVLGSNGSGKSHFLRLLARGGTDPDGRLGHITTVGAGLEPVAHTGRAILGARVVPGWFAQTHRHPEFVGRTLLDLLHRGDDNRSGMPRDAASSALDRYGLVGQAQQTFETLSGGQQARFQILLLELSGTTLLLLDEPTDNLDLASAEALEEALARFEGTVLAVTHDRWFARSFDRFLVFGSDGDVYEAGEPVWDEARVVRAR, from the coding sequence GTGGGTTATATCGACATCAACGCGATCTCGTTCGTGCTGCCCGACGGGCGGCCGCTGCTTGACGAGGTCACCTTCCGTGTGGGCGAAGGGTCCACGACGGCCCTGATCGGCCCCAACGGCGCCGGCAAGTCGACCCTGCTGCGCATCGTCCGCGGCGACGAGCGCGCCCACGGCGGGGCGGTGTCGATCGGCGGCGGCCTCGGCGTGATGGACCAGTTCGTCGGGCATGGACGCGACGGCGCCACCGTGCACGACCTGCTCATCGAGGTGGCTCCGCGACGGATCCGGGATGCCGCGCTGGAGCTCGAGGCATCCGAAGCCGCGATCATCGAGCGCGACGACACCGACACGCAGCTGCGGTACGCCGCAGCATTGTCGGACTACGCGGATGCCGGCGGCTACGAGCACGAGACGGTGTGGGACCGGTGCACCGTCGCCGCGCTCGGGCTGCCGTTCGAGCGAGCACGGTTCCGCGACCTCGCGACCCTGTCGGGCGGTGAGCAGAAGCGGCTCGTGCTCGAAGCGCTGCTGCGCGGTCCGGACGAGGTGCTGCTGCTGGATGAGCCGGACAACTATCTCGACGTGCCGGGCAAGCGCTGGCTCGAGAAGCAGCTCCGCACGACGCAGAAGACCGTGCTGCTGGTCTCGCACGACCGCGAGCTGCTCGCTCGCGGTGCCGACCGCATTGTCACCCTCGAGACGGGCGGCGCCGGCAGCACGGCGTGGGTGCACGGCGGTGGGTTCACGACGTACCACGCTGCGCGGGAGGACCGGATGAACCGGCTCGACGAGCTGCGCCGACGCTGGGACGAGGAGCACGCCAAGATCAAGGCGCTCGTGGCGGCGATGAAGGTCAAGGCGACGGCGAGCGACGAGTTCGCCTCTCGCTACCGCGCGGCTCAGACCCGACTCGCGCGGTTCGAGGAGGCGGGACCCCCGGAGGAGCGCCCGCCCGAGCAGGACCTCCAGTTGCGGCTGCGTGGCGCCCGGACCGGGAAGCGGGCTGTGATCGCGGAGCACCTCGAGCTGTCCGGCCTCATGAAGCCGTTCGACAGCGAGATCTGGTTCGGCGACCGTGTCGCGGTGCTCGGGTCCAACGGCTCGGGCAAGTCGCACTTCCTGCGGCTGCTCGCGCGCGGCGGCACCGACCCCGACGGTCGCCTCGGCCACATCACGACCGTGGGTGCGGGACTGGAGCCCGTCGCACACACCGGCCGGGCGATCCTCGGGGCGCGCGTCGTGCCCGGGTGGTTCGCGCAGACCCACCGGCATCCGGAGTTCGTCGGGCGCACGCTTCTCGATCTCCTGCACCGCGGCGACGACAATCGGTCGGGCATGCCGCGGGATGCCGCGAGCTCCGCCCTCGATCGGTACGGACTGGTCGGCCAGGCGCAGCAGACGTTCGAGACGCTCTCCGGTGGGCAGCAGGCGCGGTTCCAGATCCTGCTGCTCGAGCTGTCGGGCACGACTCTGCTGCTGCTGGACGAGCCCACCGACAACCTCGACCTCGCCTCCGCCGAGGCGCTGGAGGAGGCGCTCGCGCGGTTCGAGGGCACCGTGCTCGCCGTCACCCATGACCGCTGGTTCGCCCGCTCGTTCGACCGGTTCCTCGTGTTCGGGTCCGACGGCGACGTCTACGAGGCCGGCGAGCCGGTGTGGGACGAGGCCCGGGTGGTCCGCGCCCGCTGA
- a CDS encoding DHA2 family efflux MFS transporter permease subunit, which produces MTDSTLAADGRKTRPFGLVVAAASVPMFMATLDNLVMTNALPVLHTELGASVEELQWFVNAYTLAFASAILIASALGDRFGRRTVFLIGIGIFAAGSVAAALSTDPTQLIVARAIQGFGGAGVLPLSLALLAGGVSPARRPLAIGIWGGISGLGVAVGPLVGGAVMEGWSWQAIFWINVPVALIAIPLVLFALRNDFGARQRIDILGVVLVGVGVLALVHGIVRGNDDGWTSFSVMGELAVGTVLIVAFLLWQTRARAPIVPLRLFRDRSFSVTNIVGFAFSFGTFGAVFILIQYMQVVQGATPLEAAVQTTPWTLAPMIVAPLAGIFSSRIGTRALMVTGLGLQGAALTWLALILSTDVPYIDLVVPFIMAGVGMGLVFAPSATALLATLGVLDHAKASGVNSTVREIGIALGTAVMTAIFVSAGGELRPDLYVDAARPAVMVGAAVLFAGMIAGFWLPAGRGEVHEPDAATEAPVELPAEPAPVA; this is translated from the coding sequence ATGACTGATTCCACGCTCGCGGCCGACGGCCGCAAGACGCGTCCGTTCGGGCTCGTGGTGGCCGCGGCATCCGTCCCGATGTTCATGGCCACGCTGGACAACCTCGTGATGACGAACGCGCTTCCGGTGCTGCACACCGAGCTCGGCGCCAGCGTCGAAGAGCTGCAGTGGTTCGTCAACGCCTATACGCTCGCCTTCGCCAGCGCGATTCTGATCGCCTCCGCGCTCGGCGACCGCTTCGGTCGCCGCACCGTATTCCTCATCGGCATCGGGATCTTCGCCGCGGGGTCGGTCGCCGCCGCCCTCAGCACCGATCCGACGCAGCTCATCGTGGCCCGCGCCATCCAGGGGTTCGGCGGCGCCGGGGTACTGCCGCTCTCGCTCGCGCTCCTGGCGGGTGGGGTCTCCCCCGCCCGGCGGCCGCTCGCGATCGGCATCTGGGGCGGTATCTCCGGGCTCGGCGTCGCCGTCGGACCGCTCGTCGGCGGCGCGGTGATGGAGGGCTGGAGCTGGCAGGCGATCTTCTGGATCAACGTCCCGGTCGCGCTGATCGCGATTCCGCTCGTCCTGTTCGCCCTGCGCAACGACTTCGGCGCACGTCAGCGCATCGACATCCTGGGCGTGGTCCTGGTCGGCGTCGGCGTGCTCGCCCTCGTGCACGGCATCGTGCGCGGCAACGACGACGGCTGGACCTCGTTCAGCGTCATGGGTGAGCTGGCGGTCGGCACCGTGCTGATCGTCGCGTTCCTGCTGTGGCAGACCCGCGCCCGGGCGCCGATCGTGCCGCTGCGACTGTTCCGCGACCGCTCGTTCTCGGTCACGAACATCGTCGGCTTCGCCTTCAGCTTCGGCACGTTCGGTGCGGTGTTCATCCTGATCCAGTACATGCAGGTCGTGCAGGGCGCGACACCGCTCGAAGCGGCAGTGCAGACCACACCGTGGACGCTGGCCCCGATGATCGTGGCGCCGCTCGCCGGCATCTTCTCGTCACGCATCGGGACCCGGGCGCTCATGGTGACGGGGCTCGGACTGCAGGGCGCGGCGCTGACGTGGCTGGCGCTGATCCTGTCGACCGACGTGCCGTACATCGACTTGGTCGTGCCGTTCATCATGGCCGGGGTGGGCATGGGTCTGGTGTTCGCACCGTCGGCCACCGCACTGCTCGCAACGCTCGGCGTGCTCGACCACGCGAAGGCATCGGGCGTGAACTCGACCGTGCGCGAGATCGGCATCGCGCTGGGCACGGCCGTGATGACCGCGATCTTCGTCAGTGCCGGCGGCGAGCTGCGGCCCGACCTGTATGTCGACGCCGCGCGCCCCGCCGTCATGGTCGGTGCAGCCGTGCTGTTCGCGGGGATGATCGCCGGGTTCTGGCTCCCCGCCGGGCGTGGCGAGGTCCACGAACCGGATGCCGCAACCGAGGCGCCGGTGGAGCTTCCCGCCGAGCCTGCACCGGTCGCCTGA
- a CDS encoding peroxidase-related enzyme (This protein belongs to a clade of uncharacterized proteins related to peroxidases such as the alkylhydroperoxidase AhpD.): MSTRFTTAERAWHAWAPPVGPDTGSAAQIAAYETSVWPDSPYFRLLAWHPQGLATRTALDQAIFLGRPGLPRGERELAATVASRLNGCELCTSVHSRFTVTFTKDADAVARLLEQGVDAEFAPRWRAIVDAAAALTASPPRFGAHHVRALTEVGLSRADIQDIVEATAFFAWANRLMMSLGEPAAPDAADAEAIANQRAADERAVIAG; the protein is encoded by the coding sequence ATGAGCACGCGCTTCACGACCGCCGAGCGCGCCTGGCACGCCTGGGCTCCACCGGTCGGTCCGGATACCGGATCGGCCGCTCAGATCGCTGCGTATGAGACGAGCGTCTGGCCGGACTCGCCATACTTCCGCCTGCTGGCTTGGCACCCGCAGGGGCTGGCCACGCGCACCGCGCTCGACCAGGCGATCTTCCTCGGACGCCCGGGCCTGCCGCGGGGCGAGCGCGAACTGGCCGCGACGGTCGCGTCTCGGCTGAACGGATGCGAGCTGTGCACCAGCGTGCACTCCCGATTCACCGTGACCTTCACGAAGGATGCCGACGCGGTCGCGCGCCTGCTGGAGCAGGGCGTCGACGCCGAGTTCGCGCCGCGCTGGCGTGCGATCGTCGACGCCGCCGCAGCCCTGACCGCCTCCCCGCCCCGCTTCGGCGCTCATCACGTGCGTGCCCTGACCGAGGTGGGGCTGAGCCGCGCCGACATCCAGGACATCGTGGAAGCCACGGCATTCTTCGCCTGGGCGAACCGCCTCATGATGAGTCTCGGCGAACCGGCTGCCCCGGACGCGGCGGACGCCGAGGCGATCGCGAACCAGCGCGCCGCGGACGAGCGCGCGGTGATCGCGGGGTAG